From Burkholderia savannae, a single genomic window includes:
- a CDS encoding sugar-binding transcriptional regulator produces the protein MTNEELTQLAKCYYVDGLTQEELAQKFAISRPKVGRLLKRAIEEGIVEIRVRHHPRAVQELEQELVARFGIQRAIISVDHKDQDSQRELLAGLVASYLDRVLADGAIVAVGMGRNVSAVSRHAVSTTQRNCSFVSAIGGSYRGGETMNADHICRRLAARFGGESETLYAPALVNDARLFSALLENDVVRQSLDKARRASIALVGIGDILEDSNMVRMGWFTPEEMAEAKRAGAVGDIMGYDFIDIHGRPATTMLRGRVIGLTLEDLKRIPNVIATASEPTKATGILGALRSGVINTLATTQSIAQTVLSLAQATETAAAE, from the coding sequence ATGACGAACGAAGAACTCACGCAACTCGCGAAGTGCTATTACGTCGACGGGTTGACCCAGGAAGAACTCGCGCAGAAGTTCGCGATCTCGCGCCCGAAGGTGGGCCGGCTGCTCAAGCGCGCGATCGAAGAGGGCATCGTCGAGATCCGCGTGCGCCATCATCCGCGCGCGGTGCAGGAGCTCGAGCAGGAACTCGTCGCGCGCTTCGGCATCCAGCGCGCGATCATCTCGGTCGACCACAAGGATCAGGACAGCCAGCGCGAGCTGCTCGCGGGCCTCGTCGCGAGCTATCTCGACCGCGTGCTCGCCGACGGCGCGATCGTCGCCGTCGGCATGGGCCGCAACGTGAGCGCGGTGTCGCGCCACGCGGTGTCGACGACGCAGCGCAACTGCTCGTTCGTGTCCGCGATCGGCGGCTCGTATCGCGGCGGCGAGACGATGAACGCCGATCACATCTGCCGCCGCCTCGCCGCGCGCTTCGGCGGCGAGAGCGAGACGCTGTACGCGCCAGCGCTCGTCAACGATGCGCGACTCTTCTCCGCGCTGCTCGAGAACGACGTCGTGCGCCAGTCGCTCGACAAGGCGCGCCGCGCGTCGATCGCGCTCGTCGGGATCGGCGACATCCTCGAGGACAGCAACATGGTCCGCATGGGCTGGTTCACGCCGGAGGAGATGGCGGAGGCGAAGCGCGCGGGCGCGGTCGGCGACATCATGGGCTACGACTTCATCGACATCCACGGCCGCCCGGCGACGACGATGCTGCGCGGCCGCGTGATCGGCCTCACGCTCGAAGACCTGAAGCGAATTCCGAACGTGATCGCAACGGCGAGCGAGCCGACGAAGGCGACGGGCATCCTCGGCGCGCTGCGCTCCGGCGTGATCAACACGCTCGCGACCACGCAGTCGATCGCGCAAACGGTGCTGAGCCTCGCGCAGGCGACCGAGACGGCCGCAGCGGAATAG